A genomic window from Pseudomonadota bacterium includes:
- a CDS encoding ChaN family lipoprotein, translating to MISSLQRFFPDLKFLFALAVMTQWIPLISPPVVIAAAIPPVHTLSVTFDPAGATLSGISKVEFPANAGGSFHLDGLAVTGLWINDKSIDLDNQALEYFADPLHGITIPVTPGPKTVTISYTLDLTKQTSPLGDLISEEGISLTGIWHPSLHQDTIFNLTAEIPANFEAVSEAEEIETIQTDSGKKATFHFPHPLPRLNFIAGPYQVEKTSFGDNQNFYTYFFAEDQDLVAGYRDKTLAYLERYRTMIGPFPYKRFTVIENRLPTGYAMPTFTVLGQSVARLPFITDTSLGHETLHQWFGNSISPSPEKGNWSEGLATFLADMLYREEQGEGVEFRKNQLVRYQSFVHNDNTMSLQQFAGAQSHLLSGQEVPRAIGYTKSAMLFQMLDDLLGREKFLAGLRIFYTRMKHQQAGWEELAAGFEETSGSKLSAFFTQWLSRADVPVLTVRALNVMDDQGHPVLKFTLRQDNGGDNYDLEVPIRVITDGGEIRKVISISEKEKVVEIPLAAKPRELVIDDEYRLMRRLAPSEMPPVWAGFIGSANRLVIVEPARAHIFEPLQKMLEEMGCRIISETDATDKELAGSSLIFLGAGSNTARRIFADPGHPDIGATFEVRKNPLNTGETAVIVSAEDTAEVIKASRKLQHYSKYSFLHFENGRAMEKKITPSELGQRFMIDQPPGGIEISANLSFDAIMDRISDKRVVYIGETHTRVEDHLLQLRIIQAMHRQNPGLAIGMEMFNRPVQNVLDSYVLDHSIDEEEFLRRSHYFSKWSFDYRFYQPIINFARHNRIPVIALNLEKDIVSKVYKETGITGLDEESLQVIPADRDLSMPGYRERISSVFGMHSGHQQKPEQLNNFLQAQSLWDETMAESIATYLTDNPDRRMAVVAGRGHVDKQNAIPPRVERRIPVSQAVVINVEQQEVRATTADFLVFSSPAALPKAAIMGVLLKETENGVMVEKISPHGKAGSSGVKEKDLILKLDDREIATVEDIKVYMFFKKSGESVRAKIKRIKKFWPDPVLEIDIPL from the coding sequence ATGATATCTAGTCTCCAGAGATTTTTCCCGGACCTGAAGTTCCTGTTCGCCCTTGCGGTGATGACCCAGTGGATCCCGCTTATCTCACCACCTGTGGTTATAGCGGCGGCAATCCCCCCCGTGCATACCCTGTCGGTCACATTCGATCCGGCCGGCGCAACCCTTTCCGGCATCTCGAAGGTCGAGTTCCCTGCCAACGCCGGCGGCAGTTTCCACCTGGACGGTCTCGCGGTCACCGGCCTCTGGATCAACGACAAGAGTATTGATCTCGACAATCAGGCGCTTGAATATTTTGCCGACCCGCTCCATGGGATCACCATTCCCGTCACCCCCGGTCCGAAGACCGTAACCATCTCCTACACCCTCGACCTGACGAAACAGACCTCTCCGCTCGGTGATCTGATCAGCGAAGAAGGGATCTCGCTCACCGGCATCTGGCACCCTTCTCTGCACCAGGACACCATATTCAACCTCACGGCCGAGATCCCGGCAAACTTCGAGGCAGTTTCCGAGGCGGAAGAAATCGAGACAATACAAACCGATTCGGGGAAAAAGGCCACCTTCCATTTTCCCCACCCTTTGCCAAGGCTCAATTTTATCGCCGGCCCTTATCAGGTTGAAAAGACGTCCTTTGGCGACAATCAGAATTTCTACACCTACTTTTTTGCCGAAGACCAGGACCTGGTGGCGGGCTATCGCGACAAGACCCTCGCCTATCTTGAACGATACCGAACGATGATCGGCCCCTTTCCCTACAAACGATTCACGGTTATCGAAAACCGCCTGCCGACCGGCTATGCGATGCCGACCTTTACCGTTCTCGGCCAATCGGTGGCCCGACTGCCATTCATAACAGACACCTCTCTCGGCCATGAGACCCTGCACCAGTGGTTCGGGAATTCCATTTCCCCCTCCCCGGAAAAGGGGAACTGGTCTGAAGGGTTGGCCACCTTTCTGGCCGACATGCTCTACCGTGAAGAGCAAGGGGAAGGGGTCGAATTCCGAAAGAACCAGCTGGTCCGTTATCAGAGTTTCGTCCATAATGACAACACCATGAGCTTGCAGCAGTTTGCCGGCGCCCAGAGCCATCTGCTGAGTGGCCAGGAAGTGCCAAGGGCGATCGGTTACACCAAATCGGCAATGCTTTTCCAGATGCTTGATGACCTCCTCGGCCGCGAGAAATTTCTTGCCGGGCTCAGGATTTTTTACACCCGGATGAAACACCAGCAGGCCGGATGGGAAGAACTTGCCGCCGGCTTTGAAGAAACCAGCGGCAGTAAACTGTCTGCATTCTTCACCCAGTGGCTGAGCCGCGCCGATGTGCCGGTACTGACCGTCCGCGCCCTGAATGTCATGGATGACCAGGGACATCCGGTGTTGAAGTTCACCCTCCGCCAGGACAATGGAGGCGACAACTACGATCTGGAGGTTCCGATCAGGGTGATCACCGATGGCGGCGAAATTCGGAAAGTCATCAGCATCAGCGAAAAGGAAAAGGTTGTTGAAATTCCCCTCGCCGCAAAACCCCGCGAGCTGGTGATTGATGACGAGTACCGGCTCATGCGGCGCCTCGCTCCTTCTGAAATGCCCCCGGTCTGGGCCGGTTTCATCGGCTCGGCCAATCGGCTGGTCATTGTTGAGCCTGCCAGGGCACACATCTTCGAACCCCTGCAGAAAATGCTTGAGGAAATGGGTTGCCGAATCATCTCCGAAACTGATGCCACCGACAAGGAGCTTGCCGGATCATCGCTGATCTTTCTTGGCGCCGGGTCAAATACCGCGCGCCGGATCTTTGCCGATCCGGGCCATCCCGATATCGGAGCGACCTTTGAGGTACGGAAAAATCCGCTCAATACCGGAGAAACAGCGGTGATTGTTTCCGCAGAAGATACTGCCGAGGTCATCAAGGCAAGCCGCAAGCTCCAGCATTACAGCAAGTACAGCTTCCTTCATTTTGAAAATGGACGCGCCATGGAAAAAAAGATCACCCCGAGCGAGCTTGGGCAACGCTTCATGATCGACCAGCCGCCCGGAGGCATCGAGATCAGCGCCAACCTGTCCTTTGACGCCATCATGGACCGGATCTCGGACAAACGAGTTGTCTATATCGGCGAAACCCACACCAGGGTTGAAGACCATCTGCTGCAGTTAAGAATTATCCAGGCCATGCACCGCCAGAACCCCGGCCTGGCCATCGGCATGGAGATGTTCAACCGGCCGGTCCAGAACGTTCTGGACAGCTACGTTCTCGACCACTCCATCGACGAGGAGGAGTTTCTCCGCCGGAGCCATTATTTCAGCAAATGGAGCTTCGACTATCGCTTCTACCAGCCGATCATCAATTTTGCCCGGCACAACCGGATCCCGGTGATCGCCCTGAACCTGGAAAAAGACATTGTCAGCAAGGTCTACAAGGAAACCGGGATCACCGGCCTGGACGAGGAATCGCTCCAGGTGATCCCTGCCGACCGCGACCTTTCAATGCCAGGCTACCGGGAACGGATCAGCTCAGTTTTCGGCATGCACTCCGGCCACCAGCAGAAACCGGAGCAGCTGAACAACTTCCTGCAGGCCCAGTCTTTATGGGATGAGACGATGGCGGAATCCATCGCCACCTATCTCACCGATAATCCCGACCGACGGATGGCGGTGGTCGCCGGACGGGGTCATGTGGACAAGCAGAACGCCATCCCGCCCAGAGTGGAACGCCGAATTCCGGTCAGCCAGGCGGTGGTGATCAATGTTGAGCAGCAGGAGGTTCGCGCCACGACCGCCGATTTTCTGGTTTTCTCCTCTCCGGCAGCCCTTCCCAAGGCGGCAATCATGGGAGTGCTGCTGAAGGAAACCGAAAACGGGGTCATGGTTGAGAAGATCTCGCCTCACGGCAAGGCCGGAAGTTCTGGGGTCAAGGAAAAAGACCTGATCCTGAAACTCGATGACCGGGAAATAGCCACCGTTGAAGACATCAAGGTTTATATGTTCTTCAAGAAAAGCGGCGAATCCGTCCGGGCGAAGATCAAAAGGATCAAAAAATTCTGGCCCGACCCGGTGCTGGAGATCGATATCCCCCTGTAA
- a CDS encoding chloride channel protein codes for MRRITEETVLFISIFKWFVLSSIVGVMVGLSTTVFLFLLNQATTFSGRYEHYFLFLPVALFLSAWITRLAPEASGHGTEKVIEAVHKHSSRIKAAVVPVKLLTTIITLASGGAAGKEGPCAQIGGGLASVFATSLKFSPADRKKLVICGISAGFASVFGTPIAGAIFGIEVLFVGGIMYEILLPSFIAGVTAYQISSYLGASYFYHEIPFIPAFSELFFFKVVFSGIFFGICSLFLIEIMTYLKQVEEKIPFQAPVKGFLGGVVLVLLTLAVSTRYLGLGLETIEGLLKGQVANWWDFLIKMLFTGITLSFGGSGGIVTPVFFIGAAAGSFYGHILGLDPATFAAIGMVSLLAGAANTPIAASILAVELFGPKVAPYAAVACVTSFLMTGHRSVYPSQVLAIMKSSSFKEGIGRDVEDMQAEFVLRKRSLTRLLLSLTKKFFEKIGKGGKE; via the coding sequence ATGCGAAGAATTACCGAAGAGACTGTCCTGTTCATCAGTATCTTCAAATGGTTTGTTCTCTCCTCCATTGTCGGCGTCATGGTGGGGCTCTCCACAACCGTCTTTCTTTTCCTTCTCAATCAGGCGACTACCTTTTCCGGACGGTACGAACATTATTTTCTGTTCCTGCCGGTTGCCCTTTTCCTGAGCGCCTGGATCACCAGGTTGGCTCCCGAGGCTTCAGGGCACGGGACCGAGAAGGTGATCGAAGCCGTCCACAAACACAGTTCCAGGATCAAAGCGGCGGTGGTGCCGGTCAAACTGTTGACCACGATCATCACGCTGGCCAGTGGGGGGGCTGCCGGTAAGGAAGGACCCTGCGCCCAGATAGGAGGGGGGCTTGCCTCTGTCTTTGCGACCTCTTTAAAATTCAGTCCGGCCGACCGGAAAAAACTTGTGATTTGCGGGATCAGCGCCGGTTTTGCCTCGGTATTCGGCACCCCCATCGCCGGGGCGATTTTCGGGATTGAGGTTCTGTTCGTCGGCGGCATCATGTATGAAATCCTCCTGCCCTCTTTTATTGCCGGGGTGACCGCCTATCAGATCTCTTCATACCTCGGCGCATCATATTTCTATCATGAAATTCCATTTATCCCCGCCTTCTCCGAACTTTTCTTTTTCAAGGTTGTTTTCAGCGGCATTTTTTTTGGGATCTGCTCCCTGTTTCTGATCGAGATCATGACCTATCTGAAGCAGGTGGAGGAAAAGATCCCTTTCCAGGCGCCGGTGAAGGGGTTTCTCGGAGGAGTTGTCCTGGTCCTTCTCACTCTGGCTGTCTCGACCCGCTATCTCGGATTGGGTCTTGAGACGATTGAAGGCCTGTTGAAGGGCCAGGTGGCGAACTGGTGGGATTTTCTGATCAAGATGCTTTTCACCGGAATCACCCTCTCTTTCGGCGGGAGCGGGGGGATTGTCACCCCGGTGTTTTTTATCGGCGCCGCGGCAGGCAGTTTTTACGGACACATCCTCGGACTCGATCCTGCAACCTTTGCAGCGATCGGGATGGTGAGTCTTCTGGCCGGGGCGGCCAACACACCGATCGCGGCAAGCATCCTGGCGGTAGAGCTTTTCGGCCCCAAGGTCGCTCCGTATGCGGCCGTGGCCTGTGTGACGAGCTTTCTGATGACCGGGCATCGCAGTGTCTACCCGTCCCAGGTGCTGGCCATCATGAAGTCGTCATCGTTCAAGGAAGGGATCGGCAGGGATGTCGAGGATATGCAGGCGGAGTTTGTCTTGCGGAAAAGAAGTTTGACAAGGCTGCTCCTTTCGCTGACAAAGAAGTTCTTTGAAAAGATCGGGAAGGGCGGAAAAGAATAA
- a CDS encoding uracil-DNA glycosylase, giving the protein MAAREIIETIKATRDRLVFLKDMGIKDLPLTPELKNFLADKPPAPEKTIQPAPVIDNRRVSTGNTSAMATLMNRDANPVLEEIYADLAECTRCPLHLKRRGIIPGQGEKTARLLIIEDQPSENEEAAGVCVAGAAGELLDKMLKAIHLDRSDVYITSIVKCRPENDRLPTIDEINTCLPFLARQVAAVNPAVIFALGPLAARTLTGNNQPLFRIRGKFHDFHGTSLMASFHPTFLLKNEEMKKASWIDLQLVQKKLAENSPAR; this is encoded by the coding sequence ATGGCCGCCAGAGAAATAATTGAGACCATCAAGGCAACCCGGGACCGGCTTGTCTTCCTGAAGGACATGGGCATAAAAGACCTGCCCCTGACCCCGGAGCTGAAAAACTTTCTGGCCGACAAACCCCCTGCACCTGAAAAAACCATTCAGCCAGCACCTGTCATCGACAACCGAAGGGTATCGACCGGAAATACTTCCGCCATGGCCACGCTGATGAACAGGGATGCAAACCCGGTTCTTGAAGAAATCTATGCCGATCTGGCGGAATGTACCCGATGTCCACTCCACCTGAAGCGGAGAGGGATCATTCCCGGCCAGGGAGAAAAAACCGCCCGCCTCCTGATCATTGAAGACCAGCCCTCCGAAAATGAAGAAGCTGCGGGGGTCTGCGTTGCCGGCGCGGCGGGAGAGCTGTTGGACAAAATGCTGAAAGCCATTCATCTCGACCGGAGTGATGTCTATATCACCTCAATCGTCAAATGCCGGCCGGAAAATGACCGGCTGCCCACCATTGATGAAATCAACACCTGCCTGCCATTTCTCGCGAGACAGGTCGCCGCGGTCAACCCGGCGGTCATCTTCGCCCTCGGCCCCCTCGCCGCAAGAACCTTAACCGGCAACAATCAGCCCCTCTTCAGGATCAGGGGGAAATTCCACGACTTCCATGGCACCTCTCTGATGGCCTCTTTTCACCCAACTTTTCTGCTGAAGAATGAGGAGATGAAGAAGGCCAGCTGGATCGACCTGCAGCTGGTTCAGAAGAAACTTGCCGAGAACAGCCCAGCCCGGTAG
- the genX gene encoding EF-P lysine aminoacylase GenX, which yields MVDLEKLRERAAIIQAVRSFFISREYLEVQTPVRLPAIAPEPWIEPLTSEGQFLQTSPELCMKRLLSAGAERVFQICPCFRKGERGRLHLSEFTMLEWYRAGAEYSSLMTECEEMVRFVAADFDPAIVKDWGDPWPRITVAEAFRQYCRISVDEALATDMFEESLVEEIEPALAAGGPVFLYDYPASQASLARLRKDNPEVAERFELYIDGIEIANGFSELTDREEQHQRFSRDRELIQASGRKPGPFPGNFIEELSRMPEAAGIALGLDRLVMVLTGSGSIDEVVSFTPEEL from the coding sequence ATGGTCGATCTTGAAAAACTCCGCGAACGGGCTGCCATTATCCAGGCAGTCCGTTCTTTTTTTATCTCCCGCGAATATCTTGAAGTACAGACGCCGGTCCGGCTTCCAGCAATTGCCCCGGAGCCATGGATTGAACCCCTGACCTCGGAAGGGCAATTTCTCCAGACCTCCCCCGAACTCTGCATGAAAAGACTGCTCTCCGCCGGAGCAGAAAGGGTTTTCCAGATCTGTCCCTGTTTCCGGAAGGGTGAGCGGGGGCGATTGCATCTTTCTGAATTCACCATGCTCGAATGGTACAGAGCGGGAGCTGAGTACTCTTCGCTGATGACCGAATGTGAAGAGATGGTTCGTTTTGTTGCCGCCGACTTTGATCCGGCAATTGTCAAAGACTGGGGGGATCCCTGGCCGAGGATCACGGTTGCCGAGGCATTCCGGCAATATTGTCGCATTTCAGTGGATGAGGCCCTGGCCACCGATATGTTTGAAGAGTCGCTGGTCGAAGAGATCGAACCCGCGCTGGCTGCCGGAGGCCCGGTTTTTCTGTATGATTATCCTGCCTCACAGGCCTCGCTTGCTCGTCTGCGTAAAGACAATCCCGAGGTTGCGGAAAGATTTGAGCTCTATATCGATGGTATCGAGATTGCCAACGGATTTTCCGAACTGACTGATCGGGAAGAGCAGCATCAGCGCTTTTCACGGGATCGTGAGTTGATCCAGGCTTCAGGGCGGAAGCCCGGGCCATTTCCCGGGAACTTTATTGAAGAACTCTCCCGGATGCCCGAGGCTGCAGGTATCGCCCTTGGTCTTGATCGTCTGGTGATGGTCCTGACCGGATCGGGAAGTATAGACGAAGTTGTTTCCTTTACTCCTGAGGAGCTCTGA
- the efp gene encoding elongation factor P, with amino-acid sequence MYSASDLRKGLKLMMDGDPYIITKFDFSKPGKGQALYKCRLRNLINGNSTDRTFRSNDKFEPAPLSDRPVQFLYSQGDEFHFMDNKSYEQLMLSREQIGDNVNYLIDNMEVSVLFFNDLPIDITLPIFVNLVVTKADPWVKGDTSGSDTKPVTVETGYVLQVPPFIEEGAKIQIDTRTGEYITRVKE; translated from the coding sequence ATGTACAGTGCCTCGGATCTCAGAAAAGGTTTGAAATTAATGATGGACGGAGACCCTTATATCATCACCAAATTTGATTTCTCCAAGCCCGGCAAGGGACAGGCTCTTTACAAATGCCGGTTGCGGAATCTGATCAACGGGAATTCAACCGATCGCACTTTCCGGTCCAATGATAAATTTGAACCGGCCCCCCTGAGTGACCGGCCGGTCCAGTTTCTCTACTCGCAGGGGGATGAGTTCCATTTCATGGACAACAAGTCATATGAGCAGCTGATGCTGTCCCGGGAGCAGATCGGTGACAATGTCAATTATCTGATCGATAATATGGAAGTTTCGGTTCTTTTCTTCAATGATCTGCCGATTGATATCACGTTGCCGATCTTCGTCAACCTGGTCGTGACCAAGGCGGACCCGTGGGTCAAGGGTGATACCAGTGGTAGCGATACCAAACCGGTGACGGTCGAAACCGGTTATGTGTTGCAGGTCCCTCCTTTTATTGAAGAAGGTGCGAAGATCCAGATCGACACCCGGACCGGCGAATATATCACCCGGGTGAAGGAATAA
- a CDS encoding beta-ketoacyl-[acyl-carrier-protein] synthase family protein, with protein MLNGENRVAITGLGIISCLGLNREEVSESLALGRCGIELLSERKDLGFQSGLSGVIHGFDSRKILDRKKRKSMPEFALWAWDAIDQAMHQAGLDRDALHGDPLTGMIFGNDSSAVTPVEQVQVLKEAGETRSIGSGHIFRLLNSTITLNISTLLGLHGHVWTVSGACASGAMAIGQGAELIAAGRQKRMICGGAQEISWQSMCSFDTLGAFSRREDDPASASRPFDLDRDGLVPGGGAAAVILESYPEAERRGAQILGEVLGYGNTSDGHHIVVPSGEGLERAMSRAISDAGLSPAEIDLVLAHATSTPAGDKVEGQALEKIFITDATTEGPLITAPKALTGHEFWMAGASQVVYGLLMAQGGFVAGNRNLERPDPAVKSLRLPREKVYNETRFLLCNAAGFGGTNACLVIRNNPG; from the coding sequence ATGCTGAACGGTGAAAACCGGGTGGCCATTACCGGTCTCGGGATCATCTCCTGCCTGGGTCTGAACAGGGAAGAAGTCAGCGAATCCCTGGCCCTGGGCCGCTGCGGGATTGAACTGCTCTCCGAGCGGAAGGATCTTGGCTTCCAGAGCGGCCTGAGCGGAGTGATCCACGGATTCGACAGCCGGAAAATTCTTGACCGTAAAAAAAGAAAATCGATGCCCGAATTTGCCCTCTGGGCCTGGGATGCCATTGACCAGGCGATGCACCAGGCGGGCCTTGACCGCGACGCCCTCCATGGCGACCCTCTCACCGGGATGATTTTCGGCAATGACTCATCGGCCGTAACCCCGGTGGAACAGGTGCAGGTTCTGAAGGAGGCGGGTGAGACCAGAAGTATCGGCAGCGGCCACATCTTTCGCCTCCTGAACAGCACCATCACTCTGAATATCAGCACCCTGCTCGGCCTGCATGGGCATGTCTGGACGGTCAGCGGCGCCTGTGCCAGCGGCGCCATGGCCATCGGTCAGGGTGCGGAGCTGATTGCCGCCGGCCGGCAGAAAAGAATGATCTGCGGCGGCGCCCAGGAGATTTCCTGGCAATCCATGTGCAGTTTCGACACCCTCGGCGCCTTTTCCCGCCGGGAAGATGATCCGGCCTCGGCCTCCCGCCCCTTTGATCTGGACCGCGACGGACTGGTCCCGGGAGGAGGTGCTGCGGCAGTCATCCTCGAATCATATCCGGAAGCGGAAAGACGCGGCGCACAGATCCTGGGCGAAGTCCTCGGGTACGGCAACACCAGCGACGGACACCATATCGTGGTCCCGAGCGGTGAAGGTCTTGAACGGGCGATGTCCCGGGCGATCAGTGACGCAGGGCTTTCTCCTGCCGAGATAGACCTGGTCCTGGCCCACGCCACCTCCACCCCGGCAGGGGATAAAGTCGAAGGCCAGGCCCTGGAAAAAATATTCATCACCGATGCCACCACCGAAGGCCCGCTGATCACCGCTCCCAAGGCGCTTACCGGTCACGAATTCTGGATGGCCGGAGCGTCCCAGGTTGTTTACGGACTGCTGATGGCACAGGGTGGTTTTGTTGCCGGAAACCGCAATCTGGAAAGACCTGATCCGGCTGTTAAGTCCTTGCGTTTGCCAAGGGAAAAAGTATATAATGAAACCCGTTTTCTTTTATGCAATGCTGCCGGTTTTGGGGGCACCAACGCCTGTCTGGTGATCCGGAACAACCCAGGCTGA
- a CDS encoding NAD(P)/FAD-dependent oxidoreductase, with amino-acid sequence MPQSKFDAVVIGSGISGLTTAALLAKNGRRVAILEKDRKPGGALRRFSRSGIPFDIGFHYTGGLARNQILRILWEHIGIWDNLTATPLHPDGYDLFKFANSDTTVRAYYSYELLTEELCRVFPTESVGIRKYLQTVRDICHKNPFYNPDVPLVPFLRDFFGSGDSSLTAAVSAMVRNPELQAVFSAPACLHGVPPHKVGIAMHASVAHGYYSGAWGIQGGGQAIANAFIGQLQQAGVEIITGCPAEQITVSDGRVSGVKCNKLEISAENVIYTGHPAAFPDLVAEGAFRPAYCSRLRDLEDTMSVFIVFGMLDNPGLVPNLDRGNMYMLNPGFNLMESHGEGTTLLMTAPGRRDDPQGKNGAAAKGVILMQPSLMEEAAVYGDGFKSRKAGYSEWKESLSRKMIEKATESFGEGCSTIKVLATGSPLTFSDELGSPAGGVYGVQHNMHQFVARARTRIGGLFLSGQGSLMTGVLGASLAGLVTAGEIMGLEETWNRVRNCQ; translated from the coding sequence TTGCCCCAGAGTAAGTTTGATGCTGTCGTGATCGGCAGCGGAATCAGTGGCCTGACCACCGCCGCCTTGCTGGCAAAAAACGGCCGCCGGGTTGCGATATTGGAGAAAGACAGGAAACCCGGCGGAGCCTTGAGAAGATTCAGCCGCTCCGGGATCCCCTTTGATATCGGATTTCATTATACCGGCGGACTGGCTCGGAATCAGATACTGAGAATTCTCTGGGAACATATCGGGATCTGGGACAACCTGACCGCCACCCCCCTGCACCCCGATGGATACGATCTTTTCAAGTTTGCAAACAGTGATACAACCGTCAGGGCATACTACTCGTACGAGCTCCTGACTGAAGAGTTGTGCCGGGTTTTCCCGACTGAGTCAGTTGGGATCAGGAAGTATCTCCAGACAGTACGGGATATCTGCCATAAAAACCCCTTCTATAATCCCGACGTCCCTCTGGTCCCGTTCCTTCGCGACTTCTTCGGTTCGGGTGACAGCTCGCTGACTGCCGCGGTTTCCGCAATGGTCAGAAACCCGGAACTGCAGGCGGTGTTTTCCGCCCCTGCCTGTCTGCACGGAGTGCCGCCCCATAAAGTCGGGATCGCCATGCATGCCTCGGTGGCCCACGGCTATTATTCAGGAGCCTGGGGCATCCAGGGTGGCGGACAGGCGATCGCAAACGCCTTTATCGGGCAACTGCAGCAGGCGGGAGTTGAAATTATCACCGGCTGCCCGGCAGAACAGATTACCGTATCCGACGGTCGGGTCAGCGGGGTAAAGTGCAACAAGCTTGAAATTTCGGCCGAAAACGTTATATATACCGGCCACCCGGCCGCTTTCCCGGATCTGGTCGCCGAGGGGGCTTTCCGACCGGCCTATTGCAGTCGCCTGCGGGACCTTGAAGACACCATGTCGGTCTTCATCGTTTTCGGGATGCTCGACAATCCGGGACTGGTTCCAAATCTCGACCGGGGAAACATGTACATGCTGAATCCCGGTTTTAACCTCATGGAAAGCCATGGGGAGGGAACAACCCTCCTGATGACCGCCCCGGGCAGACGGGACGACCCCCAGGGAAAAAACGGGGCGGCCGCAAAAGGTGTCATCCTGATGCAACCTTCCCTTATGGAAGAGGCCGCAGTTTACGGAGATGGCTTCAAGTCGAGAAAAGCGGGATATTCCGAATGGAAGGAGAGCCTTTCTCGGAAGATGATTGAAAAGGCGACGGAATCCTTTGGCGAAGGGTGCTCCACCATCAAGGTGCTGGCAACCGGCTCCCCCCTGACCTTCAGTGATGAACTCGGCTCTCCGGCAGGTGGGGTGTACGGGGTCCAGCACAATATGCACCAGTTCGTCGCCCGGGCCAGAACAAGGATCGGGGGGCTGTTTCTGAGCGGTCAGGGTTCGCTGATGACCGGCGTCCTCGGGGCATCCCTGGCCGGACTGGTCACCGCCGGGGAAATAATGGGTCTTGAAGAAACCTGGAACAGGGTCAGGAATTGTCAGTGA
- a CDS encoding beta-ketoacyl-[acyl-carrier-protein] synthase family protein produces MSVNRVVITGRGAVSPFGVGVGRLAENVWQGKSGIRFMADWQKVGGMLSYLAAPVPEIDAREYLSRNLRRTMGSMAIHAAIASREAADDAGLDDKILASGRVGTVIGSTTGSPEAYEKFYRTYLREESVAEIKSGFFFKVMSHSCAANVCLALGITGEQWAPSSACTSSAQALGLGYLLIKSGRQDAVLCGGADEVHHTVTMVFDVLKAASRKNDAPRITPAPFDAERDGVVCGGGSGILVLESLHSARARGARIYAELLGFGHVNDSAHIANPQEEAMSASMKAALADGGVEAGEIDYVNAHATGTLQGDVTEAKAIGRVVGPHVPVSSCKGHIGHTLGAAGSLESILALEMMERQELIPTLNLTVPDPECSCVDLLMKKRSQPVNTILKNNFALGGVNTALIFRRWQE; encoded by the coding sequence TTGTCAGTGAACAGAGTCGTCATAACCGGCCGCGGAGCCGTTTCACCTTTTGGGGTCGGGGTCGGCAGGCTGGCTGAAAATGTCTGGCAGGGCAAGTCCGGCATCCGGTTTATGGCCGACTGGCAGAAGGTCGGGGGGATGCTCTCCTATCTTGCCGCTCCGGTCCCGGAAATCGACGCCCGGGAGTACCTGTCCAGAAACTTGAGGCGGACCATGGGATCCATGGCAATCCATGCCGCTATCGCCTCCAGGGAAGCGGCCGACGATGCCGGCCTGGACGATAAGATTCTCGCTTCCGGCCGGGTCGGGACGGTCATTGGGTCGACCACCGGCAGCCCGGAAGCGTATGAGAAGTTTTACCGGACCTACCTGCGCGAAGAATCGGTTGCCGAAATAAAGTCGGGATTTTTCTTCAAGGTCATGAGCCACAGCTGTGCGGCCAATGTCTGCCTCGCGCTCGGCATTACCGGCGAGCAATGGGCGCCGTCAAGCGCCTGCACTTCTTCGGCCCAGGCCCTGGGCCTCGGGTACCTGCTGATCAAGTCCGGCAGACAGGATGCGGTGTTATGCGGCGGGGCCGACGAGGTCCACCACACGGTGACCATGGTCTTTGATGTGCTGAAAGCCGCCTCGCGAAAAAACGACGCCCCTCGGATCACCCCGGCGCCATTTGATGCCGAACGTGACGGAGTTGTCTGCGGCGGCGGCAGCGGGATTCTGGTGCTCGAGAGCCTGCATTCGGCCCGGGCCAGAGGCGCCCGGATCTATGCGGAACTGCTTGGTTTCGGCCATGTCAATGACTCCGCCCACATCGCCAATCCCCAGGAGGAGGCGATGTCCGCATCAATGAAAGCGGCCCTTGCTGACGGAGGGGTGGAGGCAGGCGAGATCGACTACGTGAATGCCCATGCCACCGGGACCCTGCAGGGCGATGTGACGGAGGCAAAAGCCATCGGCAGGGTTGTCGGCCCCCATGTGCCGGTCAGTTCCTGCAAGGGACATATCGGCCACACCCTGGGTGCGGCGGGGAGCCTGGAAAGCATCCTGGCCCTTGAAATGATGGAGAGGCAGGAACTGATCCCGACGTTAAACCTCACCGTCCCGGACCCTGAATGCAGCTGCGTAGATCTGCTGATGAAAAAAAGATCACAACCCGTTAATACTATATTGAAAAACAATTTTGCTCTGGGCGGTGTCAATACCGCCCTGATTTTTCGGAGGTGGCAGGAATGA